Within Henriciella litoralis, the genomic segment CGTCATGGTGATTGCTTCTGGCCGTTCAGCCCGCCACGTTGCCTCCATTGCTGACCACCTCGCCCAAACGCTGAAAGAAGCGACCGGCCGGCCCGTCAAGCTGGAAGGCATGCCAAATGCTGACTGGGTCTTGCTCGATATCGGTGACATCATTGTCCACCTCTTCCGCCCGGAAGTCCGCAGCTTCTACAATCTCGAGAAGATCTGGGCCGACGACAGCGCGCATGGCCACGCCTGAGCCGCTGATCGTTTCCTGAGATGCGCATCACCATTCTTGTTGTCGGCCGGATAAAGTCTGGGCCCGAACTGGAAATGTGTGACGACTATCTCGACCGCTTCCGAAAAGCAGGCCGCCAGCTCGGCTATCGCAGCGCCGACATTGTCGAAGTTGAGTCCGGCGGTGGCCTTGAAGCAGAAGCCGAACGCCTCATGGCCCGCATCCCTGCTGGCGCAAGCCTGATCCGGCTCGATGAGTTCGGGAAGGAGTATCGCTCAACGGATTTCTCCAGCATGCTCGCCAAGCTGCGCGACCAGGGCGTCAGCGATCTCTGCTTTCTGATCGGCGGGGCTGAAGGATATGGCGAGGCAATCCGGCAGGCCGCTCCCAAATGCATGGCGTTCGGCAAACAGACCTGGCCGCACCGGCTGGTCCGCGCGATGCTTGCTGAACAGCTTTACCGCGCCGCCAGCGTTGAGGCCGGCCTGCCCTATCATAAAGCCTGACGCCGTAGCGCCCGCCAGCTTACGGCGCGATAGGGTTTGACGCGCGACCGTCTGCCGGTCCATCAAATCACAAACAGAAAAACACAAGGGGAGCCTGACCGATGGCCGAAAAAGATCTCGCAGGACGCAAAGCAATTGTCACCGGCTCAGCGACGGGCCTTGGCCGCTCAATCGCGATCAAACTGGCTGAGCGCGGTGCCGATGTGATCATCAATTGCACGCGCAGCATCGAAGAAGGCGAAGCCACAGTCGCCGCCTGCAACAAGGCTGGCGCTCAGGCGCAGCTGGTTGCCGCCGATGTCTCGACAGACGAAGGCTGCGCAAAACTGGCCGATGCCGCGAGCAGCTGGGGACGGCTTGATATTCTGGTGAACAATGCCGGCATCACCCGCCATGCCCGCGATCACTCCGATCTCGACGCGCTTAGCCGGCAGGACTTTCTCGACACTTATGCAGTGAACGTCGCGGGCCCTTTTCTCATGATGCAGGCCTGCAAACCGCTTCTGGTCAAATCACATGAGCAAACCGGGCGGGCCGCGACCGTGCTGAACATCTCCTCGATCGCCGGCGTAACCGGCATCGGCTCATCGGTGGCCTATGCCGCGACCAAGGGCGCGCTCAACACGATGACCCTGTCGCTTGCACGGGCCTTGGCGCCTGCCATTCGCGTAAATGCCGTTTGCCCGGGCTTTATTGGGACGCGCTGGTTCAAGGACGAGATGGGCGCTGATCAATATGCCCGGCTTGAAGAGAATGTCGCCCGGTCGACGCCTCTCAATGCTGCGAGCGGCCCGGACGATATCGCTGATTCGGCGATGTTCTTCCTGACGGATGCTTCCCGTCACGTGACAGGCGAAACCCTGCTTGTGGATGCCGGGACGCACCTCGGATTCGCGACGCTGACTGCACGCTGACGTCATTTTAAGCACTTTTGACAGGCGGATTTTGCGCCCAATGCCCGAAATTCGTGCTGCGGCGCAAAAAAATCCGCATACGCCCCTAACATATTGGTCTTGAGGCGTGCTGCCCCTCCATTCTGTGTTCGTGATGAGGATGCAAAGGAGGTTCACATGAGCAAAACTTTCACACGTGGTGCAATTCTGGCGGCCGCGGCCTGTCTGATGGCCGCTCCGGCAATTGCAGAGGGCGAATTTAGCGGATCGGTCACCCTGACCAGCGACTATCTCTTCCGCGGTGTCACCCAGACGGACGGCGCGCCGATGATCCAGGGCAGCTTCGACTGGGCCAGCGACAGCTTCTATGTCGGCACCTGGGCTTCAGGCGTGGATTTTGGCGATGGGACATCGACTGAGATCGACCTTTATGCAGGCTGGACGCCAACCGTTGGCGTTTTCGACCTTGATATCGGTGCGATCTATTACTGGTATCCGGATGCCCCGGACAATCCTGAGCAGAACTTCATTGAGGTTTATGCAGGCGCCAGCACGACACTCGGCGACTTCGTCGATGTGGGCGCGTCGATCGCTTACTCACCTGACTTCTATCTCGAAGTGGGCGACGCCCTGTACTACTCCGGTAGCGTCGGCATCCCGCTCGGCGAATATTTCGGTCTGGACGCAACCGTCGGCTATTCCGACTTCCAGGACCTGAGCGGCTCAGACTATACCGACTATT encodes:
- the rsfS gene encoding ribosome silencing factor, with the translated sequence MRAIAETVINSLEDDKAEEIVKIDLQGKSSLADVMVIASGRSARHVASIADHLAQTLKEATGRPVKLEGMPNADWVLLDIGDIIVHLFRPEVRSFYNLEKIWADDSAHGHA
- the rlmH gene encoding 23S rRNA (pseudouridine(1915)-N(3))-methyltransferase RlmH — protein: MRITILVVGRIKSGPELEMCDDYLDRFRKAGRQLGYRSADIVEVESGGGLEAEAERLMARIPAGASLIRLDEFGKEYRSTDFSSMLAKLRDQGVSDLCFLIGGAEGYGEAIRQAAPKCMAFGKQTWPHRLVRAMLAEQLYRAASVEAGLPYHKA
- a CDS encoding SDR family NAD(P)-dependent oxidoreductase, giving the protein MAEKDLAGRKAIVTGSATGLGRSIAIKLAERGADVIINCTRSIEEGEATVAACNKAGAQAQLVAADVSTDEGCAKLADAASSWGRLDILVNNAGITRHARDHSDLDALSRQDFLDTYAVNVAGPFLMMQACKPLLVKSHEQTGRAATVLNISSIAGVTGIGSSVAYAATKGALNTMTLSLARALAPAIRVNAVCPGFIGTRWFKDEMGADQYARLEENVARSTPLNAASGPDDIADSAMFFLTDASRHVTGETLLVDAGTHLGFATLTAR
- a CDS encoding TorF family putative porin, which translates into the protein MSKTFTRGAILAAAACLMAAPAIAEGEFSGSVTLTSDYLFRGVTQTDGAPMIQGSFDWASDSFYVGTWASGVDFGDGTSTEIDLYAGWTPTVGVFDLDIGAIYYWYPDAPDNPEQNFIEVYAGASTTLGDFVDVGASIAYSPDFYLEVGDALYYSGSVGIPLGEYFGLDATVGYSDFQDLSGSDYTDYSVGLTTAFQGFDFDLRYIGTDISGNDDTVVISVSRAL